A window of the Chanodichthys erythropterus isolate Z2021 chromosome 21, ASM2448905v1, whole genome shotgun sequence genome harbors these coding sequences:
- the pld5 gene encoding inactive phospholipase D5, translating into MPGSATQENIMKSQQKCIAVFALVCCFAVLVALIFSAVDIWGEDEDGVTEENCSKNCRIVLVENIPGELSFNSSTHVPLSVGLNHLLDQAKLSVEIVSPYWALTSADQGSRLYSAYQGQYLFQRLLNLKSRGVKLKIVSDQPNSIEIKSMSDRYAEVRYVNMTALTRGRLLSCFWVVDRKHIYIGSAGMNWKALSKLKELGVIVYDCSCLALDLHRIFSFYWQLQYRDYIPSIWSKRVTAVFSKDQPLQLRLNNTDASAYVSTSPDLFCPKGRSRDIDAIRHVIREAKRFIYISVTDYLPLVNRSFRGSPIIRYWSPIDEMLREAVVLREVKVRLLISLWTRTHPLTFNFITSMQALCTGLPVCSIEVRFYRGKEQMGGFQHRINENKFMVTDNAGYIGNLDWVGSEFAFNAGAGLVIQESENQRKGQDSIVQQLTAAFERDWFSPYTISLLSGSTTLQESQHGRQKLQSLKTKAESREHE; encoded by the exons TCCCAGCAGAAGTGTATTGCTGTGTTTGCACTGGTTTGCTGCTTTGCTGTCCTTGTGGCTCTAATTTTCTCTGCTGTGGATATCTGGGGAGAGGATGAGGATGGTGTCACTGAGGAGAACTGCAGCAAAAATTGTCG CATTGTCCTTGTGGAGAACATCCCAGGGGAGCTGTCATTCAATAGTTCAACCCATGTCCCTCTCTCTGTGGGTCTCAACCACCTTTTGGACCAAGCAAAACTGTCAGTTGAGATAGTGTCCCCATACTGGGCTCTGACCTCCGCCGATCAGGGGTCACGACTTTATTCTGCCTATCAG GGTCAGTATTTGTTTCAGAGATTATTAAACCTGAAGTCTCGAGGTGTCAAATTAAAGATTGTCAGTGACCAGCCCAACTCCATTGAGATAAAAAGCATGTCTGACCGCT ATGCAGAAGTCCGCTATGTCAACATGACAGCCCTCACCAGAGGTAGACTGCTTTCCTGCTTTTGGGTAGTAGACAGGAAGCACATTTACATTGGCAGTGCTGGTATGAACTGGAAGGCGCTGTCCAAG ctGAAGGAGCTTGGGGTGATAGTGTACGACTGTAGTTGTCTGGCTCTGGACCTGCACAGGATCTTTTCTTTCTACTGGCAGCTGCAGTACAGAGACTACATCCCTTCAATCTGGTCCAAGAGAGTCACGGCCGTGTTCAGCAAAGACCAGCCACTCCAGCTCAGACTCAACAATACAGATGCTTCTGCCTATGTGTCG ACGTCTCCAGATCTCTTTTGCCCCAAGGGTCGAAGCAGAGATATAGATGCTATACGACATGTGATTCGAGAAGCAAAGAGATTCATCTACATCTCTGTAACTGATTACCTGCCCTTAGTCAACCGTAGCTTCAGAGGATCACCAATCATAAG ATACTGGTCGCCAATAGACGAGATGCTCCGGGAGGCTGTAGTACTGAGAGAGGTCAAAGTTCGTCTCTTAATCAGTCTATGGACACGTACACATCCGCTGACCTTTAACTTTATTACATCAATGCAGGCTCTATGCACAGGACTGCCAGTCTGTTCTATAGAGGTG AGGTTTTACAGAGGCAAGGAGCAGATGGGAGGATTTCAGCATAGAATAAATGAGAATAAATTTATGGTGACAGACAACGCAGGATACATTG GGAATCTGGACTGGGTTGGCAGTGAGTTTGCCTTCAACGCAGGAGCCGGGCTGGTGATTCAGGAATCAGAGAACCAGCGGAAAGGGCAGGACTCAATTGTACAGCAGCTGACTGCTGCTTTTGAAAGAGACTGGTTTTCACCCTACACAATAAGCCTGCTATCTGGCAGCACAACCCTTCAGGAGAGCCAACATGGGAGGCAGAAACTGCAATCTCTGAAGACAAAAGCAGAGAGCAGAGAGCACGAGTGA